The genomic segment CTCGCTACCACCGATGGCCTCGGTCGCGACGTGGCGGCGGTGCTGGACACGCTCAATACCACCCTGTCCGAGTCGATGCGGATGCTGCGTGAATTCGAGAGCGTCGACAACAAGCTGGCGGGAATGGATCGCGCCCTGCGACTGGTGCAGATGCAGGGAGAAGAACATGCGCGGCATGCGATTTCCGGCATCCGCGAGCTGCGTGAGCAGCTGCACCTGTCCCTGCAGCAGCAGCAGGTCCGCTCGGAAGAGGCACAGGCCGGCATTGAGTCGAGTCTGCAGGGCATGATCGAGCGGCAGTGGTCGGAGTCAGATGAGCTGCGTCAGCACATGCAGTCCACCTTGCAGCTGCTGGAGAAAAGGCACCAGGTTGAGCGCGAGGAGCTGAAGCAGCAGGTTCAGGAAATCCTGAGCGAAGGCGCGCGCTCGCTTGACGTGCGCAACAATGTCGATGCCGAGGTGTTGCGTCACCACGTGCTGCGCCTGCATGAGCGCCTGGATCATCTGTCGGTGGTCAAGCCGGGTGCGGGGGGCTCGATCGTGGTCGCCGACCGTGCAGTGTCGGAGCAGGCACTGCAATTGATCGCCCTGCTGCATCAGAAGCTGGACAACAGTGCGCTCGAGACCGGCCAGGTACTCGAGCTGCTGGTCGCCATCAGGGATCGGGTTGAGGCCCAGAGGCTGACGCTGTCCAGTGCCGCCGGCCGTTGGGCCGGGGCTGCCCAGCGACGCGTGCTGCGCCGCCATGATGGCTGGCTGATAAACGTCGAGTTCGGCACGTTCTCCTGCAGCGAGAGTGACGACCTGCTGGCGATGTACCTGCTGGAAAGTGGTGACGTCGAGCGCGGTCTGCGGCTGTTCCTGCAGCATGCGCTGAAGCCGGGTGATGTGTTCCTTGATGCCGGTGCCAACATCGGCCTGCATACGGTGGCCGCCGCCCACGTGGTGGGGCCGTCAGGCAGGGTCTACGCCGCCGAGGCGATGCCGCGAACCCTGCAGCACCTGCGTGCCTCGCTGAGGCTGAGTGCGGTTGAGGACCGTGTTGAAGTGCTGCCGGTGGCGTTGGGGTCCTGCGACGAGGATGGGCGTGAGTTCCATATCGGCGCGGTGGCTGGGCACAGCTCTCTGTATCCGATCGACACAGAGGTTGAAGTGCTGCGGGTCGACGTGAGGACGGTGGACGGATTGCTCGGCGGCACCCGGGTGGCACTGGCCAAGATCGACGTCGAGGGTGCCGAACTTGAGGTACTGGCGGGCATGCGTGGACTGCTGGCCGCCAACCCCGACATGGGCGTGATAGCCGAGTACGCCGTTTCGCACCTGGCGCGTGTTGGGACCAGCGAGGCGGAATGGGAGGCGTTCCGTGCCGAGCACGCCTTCGATCTTTACCGGATCGACGATCTGACTGGCGCTTGCGTGCCGCTGGCCGGCTTCTCGGCGCTGCGCGAGCATGCAAGCTCGAACGTCCTGCTGTGCCAGCCGGGGAGCTTGCTGCCCGGCGCTGTTGCTGCTGGAGGCGCTGAATGAGCAGGGTCGCCGTTGTCGGCGCAGGTGGGCACGCCAAGGTGATCATCGATCTGC from the Stenotrophomonas maltophilia genome contains:
- a CDS encoding FkbM family methyltransferase → MKIKLGNAVSSAADKAAQSRASDGFLAPGEELVLSSSSYASMDAITMRGFALPESDGIWSSGAINTIDVRLRGVDASRRYRVMINAIAFEGSGHRALVSMRVNDGPAHQVLANSVGWSSIVADWEVQVVGKIPMVRIEFQVANPMSPTAIGLGEDNRLLGFKVRSLQLLDLGPASTAVAATPVVVETVEVADVPQDANAGVVGVFAQSPTETIRALAKRGPILRMLLLDKNPVVRVVRWMRRVSRNMEEMRRQLDLIRIDSARQTRELGERVDNIEIDARVQERERRRAGSNVDAIIEQLELNHARLLAIEESAQEVGRMHEQRRDEHADSLESILATTDGLGRDVAAVLDTLNTTLSESMRMLREFESVDNKLAGMDRALRLVQMQGEEHARHAISGIRELREQLHLSLQQQQVRSEEAQAGIESSLQGMIERQWSESDELRQHMQSTLQLLEKRHQVEREELKQQVQEILSEGARSLDVRNNVDAEVLRHHVLRLHERLDHLSVVKPGAGGSIVVADRAVSEQALQLIALLHQKLDNSALETGQVLELLVAIRDRVEAQRLTLSSAAGRWAGAAQRRVLRRHDGWLINVEFGTFSCSESDDLLAMYLLESGDVERGLRLFLQHALKPGDVFLDAGANIGLHTVAAAHVVGPSGRVYAAEAMPRTLQHLRASLRLSAVEDRVEVLPVALGSCDEDGREFHIGAVAGHSSLYPIDTEVEVLRVDVRTVDGLLGGTRVALAKIDVEGAELEVLAGMRGLLAANPDMGVIAEYAVSHLARVGTSEAEWEAFRAEHAFDLYRIDDLTGACVPLAGFSALREHASSNVLLCQPGSLLPGAVAAGGAE